GGCTTCATCTGCGCGGGCACGTTGACGCGGGCGCCGGCGACGGTCAGCGCGGTGTCGCCGAGATTGACCTGGGCGGTGAAGTTCGGCTCGACATACCAGGAGGCGGCCAGCCGTGGCCGCATCGCGATCAGGACGTTGCCCTTGATGTCGGCGGTGGCGTTCAGGTTCTTGATGTTGATGCCGCCAATCTGCTTGGCGGCATCCGCGCCGAGCAGGCCGCCGATGGCGTCGCCGAGCGCGCCGGTCGCTTTGGCGGACAGCGATCCGGTGACGTTCAGCCGGCCCGAGAGCGGCGTCGCCAGCGACAAAGTGTCCTGGGTGCCGGTGGCGGCGATGGCGCCGCGGGTGACCGTCCAGCCGATGTCGGCATTCTGCAGGATCTGGTTGACGGGGTTGTCGGCCTTGCCGGAGAAATTGCGCGGCGTGGCCTTTTCGGCGGCGTCACGAATCGCGCCGAGCGAGATCGATACCGGCGTCATGATGATCGAGTTGCGCGTGGCCGGCGGCAGCGGCGGCAGTTGGGTCAGCTGCGGCGCCGGCGTGCTGCCCGAGAACAGAAACACCTCCACGATGATGATGCCGATCAGCACGACGGCGGCAAGGCCGGCGGCGCCGATCAGGATCAGCCGCAGCCGAGGCGGCGAGCGCCGCGGCGGCCGCTGCGTTTTCGGGGCGAGCGGATGCGGCCTGCTCTGCCAATCCGGTCGCGGTGTCGGAAGGTTCATGTCGGATCCACGGACTCCAACTGCCGCGCCGGCCCATGCCGGAAGCGGCGAGATCGCGGTTAATACAAGATTGCCGAGCTTACAGGGCCGGACGGAGGCGCGCCAGGGCAGCCCGTGACGCGGACCATCATCAATCGGCCGTGATGGTGAACGGCGGCATGCGCGCAAAGAAATGACCGCCGCGGCTTTCGGGCCTCGGCGGTCCAGTCAGGGAGGATCCGGGAGAAGGAACGAGCGGTGCGGCCCGGGCAGGTCAGCGGGTCATGCGGCCGAGATCGGCGCGGCGCTCCATCGGCAGCACGATCACCTTGGCGCCGACGCTGACGCGGGCATAGAGGTCGATCACGTCCTGATTGGTCAGACGGATGCAGCCCGACGACACATGCGTGCCGATCGTCTCGGGCGCGTTGGTGCCGTGAATGCGGTAGACGGTGCCGCCGAGATACATCGCGCGGGCGCCGAGCGGATTGCCGGGACCGCCGGCCATGTGACGCGGCAGATAAGGCTGGCGCGCGATCATCTCCGGCGGCGGCGTCCAGTCCGGCCATTCCGCCTTCCTGGTCACCGACTGCACGCCGGACCAGGTAAAGCCGTCGCGGCCCACGCCGATGCCGTAGCGCATCGCCTGGCCGCTGCCGAGCACGTAGTACAAATACTTGTTTGGTGTGTCGATGATGATCGTGCCGGGTGCCTCGCGGGTGGCGTAGCTCACGACCTGGCGGCGCAGGCGCGCGGGCATCTCATAAGCGGTCGCCTCATCCTCGCGCGGCGTGATCAGTTGCGGCGTCGTTGCCGGCGGCTCGTAGGTCGCCATCGGCGGCGGCAGCAGGAAAGGGAACGGGAGCGGGGCCGGAGGCGCGGCTTGCGTCGGCGTTGCCGCAGCGAACGTACCGACGATCAGCGCAGCGAACAGGATGCGGGATCGCGAACCGACTGTGCCTGACGTGAACATGGACGTCCCCTCGTTTGATCGCTTGGTGCGCGCCGTGCTTGTCTCGACCGGCGTCGTCAAAATCAGTTGCCTGCCATCATTCTCTGCGGCGCATTGACCCGCGCCCGATGTTGCAACTCATAGGGGAGAAAAGTTTCGTTGCGTTTGCGCGCTGCGCGCAAAAAGGTTTCGTCGGCTTAACCGTTTGTTTCATGACGGTTTCACGACAGCAGCCGCGCGGGACAGCCACAGATCGCGGGGAAAACAGCAGTTGGCGGGCAAAAAGACCCTTCGACAGTTCGATGACGTCACACGCCTGAAATAACAATGTCGGAATTTGCGGCTGTTCAGAATCGCTGCAACTTTCCGGATCGCCTTATGCGGATCTTAATCGCAACCGACGCCTGGCACCCGCAGGTCAACGGCGTGGTGCGCACGCTCACCTCGCTGGCTCGCGCGGCCGCCGGCCTCGGCGCCGACATCACCTTCCTCACGCCGGAAGGCTTTCCGTCGTTCGGCGTGCCGACCTATCCGGGCCTGCGGCTCGCCGTGACCAACGGCCGCGAGATCGCCCGGCGCATCGAGGCGGCGGCGCCGGATGCGATCCACATCGCCACCGAAGGCACGATCGGCTGGGCGGTGCGCCGCTACTGCCTGCGCCATGGCCTGCCGTTCACGACGTCCTACACGACGCGCTTTCCGGAGTACGTCGCTGTGCGCACCGGCATTCCCGATGCCGTCGGCTATTGGGTGATGCGCCGCTTCCACGACGCCGCCGCGATGACCATGGTCGCGACCAATTCGCTGAAGCAGGACCTCGCGTCGCGCGGCTTCAAGCGGCTCGGCTTCTGGACCCGGGGCGTCGATACGAAGCTGTTCAATCCGGACGCGCCGGTCGCGCTGGATCTGCCGCGTCCGGTGTTCATGACCGTCGGCCGCGTCGCGGTCGAGAAGAACCTGGAAGCCTTCCTTGCGCTCGACCTGCCGGGCTCGAAGGTGGTGATCGGTAACGGCCCGCAAAAGGCGGAGCTGGAGCGTCGCTTCCCGGCGGCGCATTTCCTCGGCGAGAAGACCGGCAACGATCTGACCGCGCACATGGCGGCCGCCGACGTCTTCGTGTTTCCGAGCCTGACCGATACATTCGGCGTCGTGCAGCTGGAGTCGCTGGCCTGCGGCACGCCTGTCGCGGCCTTCCCCGTCACCGGTCCGCTCGACGTCATCGCCGATCATCCGATCGGGGCGATCGACAGGGACCTGCGCGCCGCCTGCCTGAAGGCGCTGACGATGTCGCGCGAGACCTGTCGGGCATTTGCGCTCGACCGCTCCTGGGAGAACAGCGCGCGCCAGTTCATCGGCAATCTCGCCGTGCTGCAGCCGTCCCGCGTCGTGCGTCCGACACCGGTGCTGGCCGGTCAGAGCGCCGTGCGCGGCTGACGGCGAACTTTGCGTCACTCCATCAATTCCAAACCCAAGTGAGATGTAACGATGGCAGAAACCATGAAGCTCGGCGGCGCGCGGGAGCTCGACTTCGATCGCGAACAGGTCGAGCAGGCCTATGACCGCTGGGCACCGATCTACGACCTCGTGTTCGGCGGCGTGTTCGAGAAGGGCCGCAAGGCCGCGATATCAGCCACGAACAAGCTCGGCGGGCGCGTGCTCGAGGTCGGCGTCGGCACCGGCATCTCGCTGCCGCTCTATGCGCCGCATGTCCGCGTCTTCGGCACCGACATCTCCGAGGCGATGCTCGGCAAGGCGATGCGGCGCGTCGCCGACCAGCGGCTGAAGAACGTCGAGGGTCTCGCGGTGATGGACGCCGAGCAGCTCGACTTTCCCGACGATTCGTTCGACGTCGTTATGGCGCAATATGTCGTCACCGCGGTGCCGAACCCGGAGGTCGCGCTGGACGAGTTCGCGCGCGTGCTGCGCCCGGGCGGCGAACTGATCATCCTGACCCGCGTCAGCGCCGATGACGGCCTGCGCCGGGTGATCGAGCAGGCGCTGCAGCCGGTGGTGCGCCGGCTCGGTTTCCGTACCGCCGAGTTCGGCTGGTCGCGCTACCTGCGCTGGCTCGCCGGCGCCGAGCGCATGGAGCTGGTCGAGCGCCGCCTGATCCCGCCGCTCGGCCATTTCTCGCTGGTCCGCTTCCGCAAGCTGGAGCGTGCCGCCGCGGCCTGAAGCCGCGGCCGCCCTCTATCGCCCTGCGACGTTCTACGTCGTCCGAAACGTTTCGCTGCGTCCGATCGCATGACATCTTGATGATGTCATGCGATCTACACCGAATCCCTGTAAACGACCTGCAACTCATTCTTCGGAGCAACCATGATCAAGCATTTCCTGGAGCAGCTGCGGATCCAGCGCTGGGACGACCATCGCTACTATCATCACAGCCGTATCAACCAGAGCCTCCACTTCGTCAGCGCGCTCAGCTTCATGATCGCCTACGTGATGATGGTGTTCGACCCGCTGGTCTCGGCGCTGATCGGCTGGCTGGTGTCGATGACCTCGCGCCAGGCGGGCCACTTCTTCTTCGAGCCGAAGGGCTACGACCACGTCAACCAGGCGACCCACGAGCACAAGGAAGAGATCAAGGTCGGCTACAACCTGCAGCGCAAGGTCGTGCTGATGTCGATCTGGGCCGCGGCCCCGGTGGTGCTCTATCTGCAGCCGACCCTGTTCGGCCTGCTGCCGCCCTGGACCTCGGCGATGGAATTCGTGCGCGAGACCGCCAAGCTGTGGCTCGTGATCGGTATCGGCGGCCTGCTGTTCCGCACCATTCATTTGTTCTTCATCCGTGACGTCGAGACCGGGCTGGTCTGGATGACCAAGATCATCACCGACCCGTTCAACGATTTCATGCAGTACCGCGCGGCTCCGCTGGCGCTGCTGCGTGGCGAGCTGATCGACCCCGGCCTGCACCTGATGAACGAAGGCCTCGAAGAGCAGCACGCCTGAGCCGGCTTGAAGCCCAGAGTAAAGCGATGCCCGGGCCGGTCCCGGGCATCGGTGTTTGTGGGGGGCTGTGAGGTGAAATCGAGCGAGCTTGCAGCCATGCGGCACGTGCCACCTTCCCCTGGAGGGGGAGGGTCGACGCGTGCGAAGCGCGCGTCGGGGTGGGGTGATCTCTCCACTTGCTCACCCGCACCTCATGTGCGGACAGGCCGTCACCCCACCCCGGCGCGCATTTCGCTTCGCTCATGCGAGCCGACCCTCCCCCTTCAGGGGAGGGTGGTTGCGCCGTCAGCGCCCGAATGCGGCGCCGAGCATCTCTTTCAGAATCTGGCGCTTGATCGCCTTGTTGGTGAGCGTGCCGTCGTTCCACCACCAGCCGTCCTGCTTCATCTTCTCGGCCGCCGAGACGAAGCGCTTCGTCACCTCGGCAAAATCGGCGTCGGTGTAGTTCAGGCTGAAGATCAAGCGGCCGGTGCCGACCCAGCTCAGCGCCAGGCCCTCGGCACGCAGGTAGTATTGCAGCATCCAATTGTAGCGCGACGGCACGGTGTATTCGACCAGCCAGATCGAATGCATATTGGAGACGCGCACCGGCAGGTCGTGCTCGGCCAGCGCGGCGTTGAGCTGCGCGGCGCGGCCATTCCAGGTTTCATCCAGGCCGTCGTAGATGGCGCGGAGGTTCGGGCTGTCGAGCCGGCTCAGGAACTCGTCCATCGCCGCCATCACATAAGGATGCGAGTTGAAGGTGCCGCGGGCGAAGCAGATGTCGGCCGGGCGGTCGTCGCGGAAGCGGCGCATCAGCTCGCGCTTGCCGCAGACGACGCCGATCGGCAGGCCGCCGCCGAGGCTCTTGCCGTAGGTCACCATGTCGGCCTTGACGCCGAAATACTCCTGGGCGCCGCCCGGCGCGAGCCGGAAGCCGAGGAACACCTCGTCGAACAGCAGCACGATGCCGCGTTCCGTGCAGACCTCGCGCAGCTGCTTCAGCCAGGCGGTGTAGGCTTCGCGGTCGTAGCGACCCTTGCGCGAGGAATCGACCAGCGCCGAGTCGCCGGGCGCATTGCCGTTCGGATGCAGCGCCTGCAGCGGATTGACCAGCACGCAGGCGATGTCGCGCCGCGTGCGCAGGACGTGCAGCGTGCGCTCGGACATCTCGGCCAAGGTGTAGGTCTCGTGCGGCGCGATCGGGTTGCCGACGCCGGGCTGTACGTCGCCCCACCAGCCGTGATAGGCGCCGGCGAAGCGGACCAGATGCGTGCGGCCGGTGTGGTAGCGGGCGAGCCGCACCGCCTGCATCACCGCCTCGGTGCCGGACATGTGGAACGAGACCTCGTCCATGCC
This region of Bradyrhizobium sp. SZCCHNS1050 genomic DNA includes:
- a CDS encoding L,D-transpeptidase, with amino-acid sequence MFTSGTVGSRSRILFAALIVGTFAAATPTQAAPPAPLPFPFLLPPPMATYEPPATTPQLITPREDEATAYEMPARLRRQVVSYATREAPGTIIIDTPNKYLYYVLGSGQAMRYGIGVGRDGFTWSGVQSVTRKAEWPDWTPPPEMIARQPYLPRHMAGGPGNPLGARAMYLGGTVYRIHGTNAPETIGTHVSSGCIRLTNQDVIDLYARVSVGAKVIVLPMERRADLGRMTR
- a CDS encoding glycosyltransferase family 1 protein: MRILIATDAWHPQVNGVVRTLTSLARAAAGLGADITFLTPEGFPSFGVPTYPGLRLAVTNGREIARRIEAAAPDAIHIATEGTIGWAVRRYCLRHGLPFTTSYTTRFPEYVAVRTGIPDAVGYWVMRRFHDAAAMTMVATNSLKQDLASRGFKRLGFWTRGVDTKLFNPDAPVALDLPRPVFMTVGRVAVEKNLEAFLALDLPGSKVVIGNGPQKAELERRFPAAHFLGEKTGNDLTAHMAAADVFVFPSLTDTFGVVQLESLACGTPVAAFPVTGPLDVIADHPIGAIDRDLRAACLKALTMSRETCRAFALDRSWENSARQFIGNLAVLQPSRVVRPTPVLAGQSAVRG
- a CDS encoding class I SAM-dependent methyltransferase, with amino-acid sequence MAETMKLGGARELDFDREQVEQAYDRWAPIYDLVFGGVFEKGRKAAISATNKLGGRVLEVGVGTGISLPLYAPHVRVFGTDISEAMLGKAMRRVADQRLKNVEGLAVMDAEQLDFPDDSFDVVMAQYVVTAVPNPEVALDEFARVLRPGGELIILTRVSADDGLRRVIEQALQPVVRRLGFRTAEFGWSRYLRWLAGAERMELVERRLIPPLGHFSLVRFRKLERAAAA
- a CDS encoding aminotransferase class III-fold pyridoxal phosphate-dependent enzyme, coding for MMENSIPYVSLAVGAAVTAAMAPKVKARIELSRAKHRSLAGHSKMSRRISRLIPRYEFEIDDFFRSDGAPRAIATKRQDGFFRLGALFQEKFAKSRALTAEAASRISDLQFTQSYRVPFQYSRLVKEQLGAGSFMQASSGVTLTDLDGNRFYDLTGSYGVNIFGYDFYKECIAAAERRASALGPVLGLYHPVVADNVKRLTELSGMDEVSFHMSGTEAVMQAVRLARYHTGRTHLVRFAGAYHGWWGDVQPGVGNPIAPHETYTLAEMSERTLHVLRTRRDIACVLVNPLQALHPNGNAPGDSALVDSSRKGRYDREAYTAWLKQLREVCTERGIVLLFDEVFLGFRLAPGGAQEYFGVKADMVTYGKSLGGGLPIGVVCGKRELMRRFRDDRPADICFARGTFNSHPYVMAAMDEFLSRLDSPNLRAIYDGLDETWNGRAAQLNAALAEHDLPVRVSNMHSIWLVEYTVPSRYNWMLQYYLRAEGLALSWVGTGRLIFSLNYTDADFAEVTKRFVSAAEKMKQDGWWWNDGTLTNKAIKRQILKEMLGAAFGR